Below is a genomic region from Paenibacillus rhizovicinus.
AACTCTTGCGGCGAATCCGCCGGGTTTCCGCCAATGTAGTGTACGGGGTACAACTCTTACGGCGAATTGGACGGTTTTCCGCCCATGTAGTGTACTGGGTGCAACTCTTGGGGTGAATCCGCTGCAAGCGGCTATGCGCAATGCGCCAAGGCTTGCGGCTCCCGCTGCGACAGCGGCTAGCGGTCGCATGCTGCAAGCCATGCGCGCCGCCAGCCGCGCCTTGCGGAGCTGGCTGACCGCAGCCCACTCCGCGGCCGGCCCGGCTTGCTCCGCTTACCGCCCGCCTGCGCGGGCTCCGGCTTGCCGCCGCGATTCGAGCAGCAAGCCGTACAAGAGGCCGCACCACTCTCCGACCGTGACGGCCGCGGCGGCCTCCCCGGTGCGGCTGCCCATCGGGGACGGCCTGTCTTCGGCCGAAGCCGCGCTGTCCGTGCGGAGCCAATCGGCCGCCGCCGGGTGGCTCGCAAGCGCCGCGCCGCTCCGGGCCGCTCCGCCGGCAAGCGCCCTGCCGGCTGCCTGCAGCCAGCGGCCGGCATGCCCTTGCGCCAGCAGCGGATGCTGCTGCCAATACGCGGCGGGCGACGGTTCTTCCCGCGGCAGGCGCGGCCCCATGTCCGTTCCCGCGGGCAGGATCGTGCCGGCGGCAGGCAGCGCCGGGAATCGGGCCCCGCCGGGCAGCAGGCGGGCCAGCGCAAGAAGCGCCGAAGCCTGCTCGACCGTGACGGCCTGATCCGGCTCGGCTTCGTATGAGCGGAAGGCGCCTTTCGCGCCGAAATATTGAATGGCTTTGCCCATCAATCCGGAGGCATCGGTATCGCGGTAGAACCCGATCAGCTGATCGGCGGCGAGCAGCTCATCCTGCAGCGCATCGATGGAGATGCCGCGCGGCGACGCCGCGGATCGGATCGCCAGATCCGCGGCCGCGCCTGCGGCATAACCGAGCTGCATCCAGCACGGTTCCATCCGAATCGTGCCCAAACCCATATGCGTTGCCGACACGGCCACAGGCACGAGCAGACCTTCAACGCCCAGCGGCAGCATGACACCGTATGGAATTTGGTACACTTCCGTCAGCCAGCCAAGACCGAGGAAGCCTTCGAGCGCCGCATTTTGCCCGGCGGCTTCGCGCTTGCGCGTGGCATGGGAATCGATCGCGTAGGCTCCGACCGCGACGCTGTCCGCATGAATCGGCGTACGGCCGAAGCCCGGCGCCAAGCGGGCGTCATTCTCCGTGAACCGGTATTCGCCGAGAATCCGCCTTCCTTCCCGCACGTACAGCTGCGGCGGAAAATGCTCCGTATCCGTAAACTCATCCGCCGCATAGCCCCAGCGCAACGACTCTTCGCGGAAAGCAAGCGGCAGCGATTCGTCATGCTGCAGAAACCAAAGCAGCCCCTGCAGATAATGCCGATGCCGGTCTCTAACCCGCTGACGCTCCTCGCGGCTGCCGTCCAGGTACGTTCCGTTCTCCTCCGGAAGATCGCTCGAGCACATACAGTAGTGATGGTTGTTCGTGTCCGTCTTCCCTCCGGGTACCGGCAGAATATTCAGCACGTCGCGAATCGACCGAATTCGGCCTTCCGCCGCATCGATCGCGAGGCTTGCGTATTCTTCTCGGTTATACGCTGCAGGCTTGGACACCGCAACGCGGTTCTCCGGGACGTCGGTGATGCACAATCGGTAATTGTACGCTTGAATGCGGTCGTCGCCCTCGCCGGTGCTCCCCGGAAGCACCTCTTTGGACGGATCGAAGTTCATATACAGGACGCCGGCGAATTCTTCGTTCCACTCGTCCCTCGATTCGCGTCCGACCTCATAGGGCACGCCGGCCAGCGCGGCAAGATCGCCTTCATACGTCCCGTCGATGAACACTTCCGCAGACAGGAAACGCCGCCCCTGCCAGTCCCCCGCTTCCTTCTCGATCAAAATCCGGGTCAGTCGGCCTTCTTCTACGTCCGCAGACAGCAGCTCCGCGCA
It encodes:
- a CDS encoding FAD-dependent oxidoreductase; its protein translation is MKSDPYYEIVVYGATPGGIGAAIAAARRGRRTLLLEPSPYIGGMMTSGLGRTDIDWLEASGAIYREFAGRVEAHYAGKYGTASAEAEACNRGMFFEPSLARAILEDMLAEERFLTVVRCAELLSADVEEGRLTRILIEKEAGDWQGRRFLSAEVFIDGTYEGDLAALAGVPYEVGRESRDEWNEEFAGVLYMNFDPSKEVLPGSTGEGDDRIQAYNYRLCITDVPENRVAVSKPAAYNREEYASLAIDAAEGRIRSIRDVLNILPVPGGKTDTNNHHYCMCSSDLPEENGTYLDGSREERQRVRDRHRHYLQGLLWFLQHDESLPLAFREESLRWGYAADEFTDTEHFPPQLYVREGRRILGEYRFTENDARLAPGFGRTPIHADSVAVGAYAIDSHATRKREAAGQNAALEGFLGLGWLTEVYQIPYGVMLPLGVEGLLVPVAVSATHMGLGTIRMEPCWMQLGYAAGAAADLAIRSAASPRGISIDALQDELLAADQLIGFYRDTDASGLMGKAIQYFGAKGAFRSYEAEPDQAVTVEQASALLALARLLPGGARFPALPAAGTILPAGTDMGPRLPREEPSPAAYWQQHPLLAQGHAGRWLQAAGRALAGGAARSGAALASHPAAADWLRTDSAASAEDRPSPMGSRTGEAAAAVTVGEWCGLLYGLLLESRRQAGARAGGR